From one Pristis pectinata isolate sPriPec2 chromosome 12, sPriPec2.1.pri, whole genome shotgun sequence genomic stretch:
- the LOC127576578 gene encoding zinc finger protein 239-like translates to MDGSETGGLTATRRQDMPELPDSSARHQLSGVDVGPPERGEEKPGVGSQPEGGGGRAPGAGQPCPAGLPLPPRRRGQPYPCGECGKSFSYPSKLEIHRRTHTGERPFVCAACGKGFTESSSLLTHQRVHTGEWLFLCPVCGKGFTKPSHLLTHQRVHTGERPFVCPLCGKGFTQSSNLLTHQRVHTEERPFSCPLCGKCFKSAEELKKHRQVHTDERPFRCSVCAKGFRMSSHLLTHQLIHTGERPFTCPLCGKGFTQSSNLLSHRRIHTGERPFACTRCGKSFRMSAHLLAHQRVHTGERPFACARCGKGFTRSSYLLRHQRVHLLDPAAMGHMQD, encoded by the coding sequence ATGGATGGTTCGGAGACGGGAGGCCTGACTGCAACCCGGCGCCAAGATATGCCTGAgctcccagattcctctgctcgcCACCAGCTGTCGGGTGTGGACGTGGGACCCCCGGAGCGTGGGGAGGAGAAACCGGGTGTGGGCTCACAGCCGGAGGGAGGCGGGGGCAGGGCCCCCGGGGCAGGGCAGCCGTGCCCGGCCgggctccccctccctccccggcgCCGGGGGCAGCCCTACCCGTGCGGCGAGTGCGGCAAGAGCTTCAGCTACCCGTCCAAGCTGGAGATCCACCGGCGCACCCACACTGGCGAGCGGCCCTTCGTCTGCGCCGCCTGCGGCAAGGGCTTCACCGAGTCGTCCAGCCTGCTGACccaccagcgggtccacaccggCGAGTGGCTCTTCCTCTGCCCCGTCTGCGGCAAGGGCTTCACCAAGCCCTCGCACCTGCTCACCCACCAGCGGGTGCACACCGGCGAGAGGCCCTTTGTCTGCCCGCTCTGCGGCAAGGGCTTCACCCAGTCCTCCAACCTGCTGACTCACCAGCGGGTCCATACCGAAGAGCGGCCCTTCTCCTGCCCGCTCTGCGGCAAGTGCTTCAAGAGCGCCGAGGAGCTGAAGAAGCACCGGCAGGTCCACACGGACGAGCGCCCCTTCCGCTGCTCCGTCTGCGCCAAGGGCTTCCGCATGTCCTCGCACCTGCTCACCCACCAGCTCATCCACACCGGCGAGAGGCCCTTCACCTGCCCGCTCTGCGGCAAGGGCTTCACCCAGTCCTCCAACCTACTGTCCCACCGGCGCATCCACACCGGCGAGCGGCCCTTCGCCTGCACCCGCTGCGGCAAGAGCTTCCGCATGTCTGCCCACCTCCTGGCCCACCAGCGGGTGCACACCGGCGAGCGGCCCTTCGCCTGTGCCCGCTGCGGCAAGGGCTTCACCCGCTCCTCCTACCTGCTGCGGCATCAGCGGGTGCACCTGCTCGACCCGGCGGCGATGGGACACATGCAGGACTGA